The genomic window TCTCCGGCGCTGGAAGTACCTTGGAAGCCAGCTACTACAACTACTTTACCTTCATTTATGTGGCGAGTTAGGCGAGTAGTTTCAATATGCAAAATCCGAGCGCGGCTGTGTTCTGCTTCAGTAACAATTCCTACCTGAGCGCCAGTCATGGAAATTGCTGGTTGTCCGAGTTCCTGCAATGCCATACTGAGTAAGGCGATCGTTACTTGTTCGCCAGTGGAAAGCAGCATATCCATTTCCCGGCGGTTAGGATTGGGAGAAATTTCATTAGCTAGTTTGACGAGTCCATCGGTGGTTTTGCCCATTGCGGAAACCACTACGACAATAGAGTTTCCAGCTTTAACAGTTTTATAAACACGCTGTGCAACAGCTTGAATACGTTCGACTGAACCGACAGATGTACCACCGTATTTCTGAACTATGAGCGCCATAACTTTTTATTTAATCAATTGTGCCTGCTTTCATCAAGCTTCCGCCTGCTAAGGAAGCCTTCAAGGCTTATCAGTTATATAGTTTACTAAATATTGCGGCGAATGCCCTATAATAATTGACTATTCAAAAACTACATCTTCGTAGAGTGCTGCCATTGTTTCCTCAAAATCCACGCTGTTGAGTCGAAATGATTGATCTTCTGCTGTGTAGGATTGTAAAACCCACAGTCCTTGCTCATTGCGTCGAAAACACTCAACTCGCTGACGTTTTGTATTAATTAAAACATATTCTTGCAGACTTTCCAGTGTTTGATAATCGGCAAATTTATCGCCCCGGTCAAAGGCTTCGGTAGAATTAGATAAAACTTCGACAATTAAACAGGGAAATCTTTTATAACCTGGCGTTTCTCGATCTCGTTGATCGCAAGTAACCATCACATCGGGATAATAAAAGCGATTCAGAGATTCAATTCTAGCTTTCATGTCAGCGATGTAAACACGACAACCAGAGCCGCGCAGATGATTACGGAGGAGAGATGCCAGGTTAAGAGCAATGGTAACGTGTGGATCTAGCGCTCCAGCCATTGCGTAGATGTAGCCCTCTATATATTCATGCTTGATATTGCTCTGTTCCTCTATTTGGAGGTATTCTTCAACGGTGACGTAGTTTTGTTGGGGCGAGGCTATCATGGTTGAAACTTTAAAGTTTGAGTGACACTGATTTATAGGGTCGCGTTTGCTGTTAGTGCTTCACTACGAACTAACAGAGCAATTAAAAATTAGGTAATAAACCTGCTTGTTTGCAAATTTCATTAGCAGTAATACGATCAATGGTACGATGTCGTTTTACAGGAAGAGTTTTTATATCATTAGTATAAATAGAATGATTTCCTCCTTCCCTTAATAAATAAAAGCCATTTTGTTCTAAGTATTTAATTAGCTCCTTTCGT from Nostoc sp. UHCC 0926 includes these protein-coding regions:
- a CDS encoding Uma2 family endonuclease, whose product is MIASPQQNYVTVEEYLQIEEQSNIKHEYIEGYIYAMAGALDPHVTIALNLASLLRNHLRGSGCRVYIADMKARIESLNRFYYPDVMVTCDQRDRETPGYKRFPCLIVEVLSNSTEAFDRGDKFADYQTLESLQEYVLINTKRQRVECFRRNEQGLWVLQSYTAEDQSFRLNSVDFEETMAALYEDVVFE
- a CDS encoding type II toxin-antitoxin system HicA family toxin yields the protein MSVKRKELIKYLEQNGFYLLREGGNHSIYTNDIKTLPVKRHRTIDRITANEICKQAGLLPNF